A single genomic interval of Malania oleifera isolate guangnan ecotype guangnan chromosome 13, ASM2987363v1, whole genome shotgun sequence harbors:
- the LOC131145615 gene encoding uncharacterized protein LOC131145615, which translates to MNNPFSATQISSRAPPTSLSTYLRYRGRAMSDGIVPTLPLLDSAFDLATITFATALLLLSLLSLFFILHLRLKSRAARHLHNFSTLSAVRLLLVSLVAFWTLSDLLRLPFFRRGYLYPFFPHPTLHHQASLCKLHLVLSLGLFQPGFLLTILFLLNVSVKNRTPGSACSVVGVLATCLPVLCLQILFVYFSNIVPAEAAPFSNRVRWSSVISRDESGYEVALCVYPLLSRLVFGALAIAYLLCLWLSCWRVVSVVINKGLRVRIYTLTLAVTVSLSVEVLSLGLSGLWKPDETSHGAAALLIFLSALSCAVAGEGIMVIKPIADTLAADEECCEYRLCKEGSGEMERGGACG; encoded by the coding sequence ATGAATAATCCCTTCTCCGCCACTCAGATCTCCTCCCGAGCACCGCCGACGTCGCTGTCGACTTACCTCCGCTACCGAGGACGGGCAATGTCCGATGGCATCGTCCCGACGCTCCCGCTACTCGACTCGGCATTCGACCTCGCCACCATCACCTTCGCCACCGCCCTcctcctcctttccctcctcTCCCTATTCTTCATCCTCCACCTCCGCCTCAAGTCACGCGCCGCCCGGCACCTCCACAACTTCAGCACCCTCTCCGCCGTCCGTCTCCTCCTCGTCTCCCTCGTCGCCTTCTGGACCCTCTCCGACCTCCTCCGCCTCCCCTTCTTCCGCCGCGGGTATCTCTACCCATTCTTCCCCCATCCCACCCTCCACCACCAGGCCTCCCTCTGCAAGCTCCATCTCGTCCTCTCCCTCGGCCTCTTCCAGCCCGGCTTCCTCCTCACCATCCTCTTCCTCCTCAACGTCTCTGTCAAAAACCGGACCCCCGGCAGCGCGTGTTCAGTCGTCGGCGTCCTCGCCACCTGCCTCCCCGTCCTTTGTCTCCAGATCCTCTTCGTCTACTTCTCCAACATCGTCCCCGCCGAGGCCGCGCCCTTCTCGAACCGTGTCCGGTGGAGCTCCGTAATTTCCCGTGACGAAAGTGGGTACGAGGTGGCGCTATGCGTGTATCCACTTCTGAGTAGGCTCGTCTTTGGCGCGTTAGCCATCGCGTACTTGCTCTGTTTGTGGTTGTCGTGCTGGAGAGTCGTCTCCGTCGTGATTAATAAGGGGTTGAGGGTTCGGATCTACACGCTCACGCTCGCCGTCACGGTGTCGCTGTCGGTGGAGGTTTTGTCCTTGGGATTGTCGGGGCTTTGGAAGCCGGACGAGACGAGCCACGGCGCGGCGGCGCTCTTAATTTTCCTCAGCGCGCTGTCTTGTGCAGTGGCAGGGGAGGGCATTATGGTAATTAAGCCGATTGCGGACACACTGGCTGCCGACGAAGAGTGCTGCGAGTACCGGCTGTGCAAGGAGGGCTCGGGCGAAATGGAAAGGGGTGGCGCGTGTGGGTAG